In the Pseudochaenichthys georgianus chromosome 1, fPseGeo1.2, whole genome shotgun sequence genome, one interval contains:
- the lyl1 gene encoding T-cell acute lymphocytic leukemia protein 1 homolog: MIITHKIHCAERDSSRDFSTMMEKMNPTGPPASPPDLPRRPSSSSSSSAASSPSCASVEQHSPLQQTLAPSSANKNGHTGHTDVPSSGSIHSPISTTTLTSRPADTAAAPEPIAMETEEEEEEEEKRRGPKSTTAPAISTNRSPTLSSPPPLLPAPFRTSLGPLPPLTSTVSSLSSSSSSTLPPHIPVISLGHSKPPLPLPNTPLTALHPIPNLLHRPHGDLRRSQLTCSSGGPSAPSPGPLLPQQYLSAHPFFASSYLGPSGGNYGVINNSRIKRRPSSHYEVEINDCPAHSDSDYVCLTGPPQKMARRVFTNSRERWRQQNVNGAFSELRKLIPTHPPDKKLSKNEILRLAVKYINFLVTLLNDQAQDKSRDSTEDEDESTVADHNKQNIMFQCNTPPPSNGAPPPSACLGTVHRDRDSTDSVIALDNSPATSSCYGDTDSEESFGAKTSLVTHGILGKVKGQIRMVAATNDER; the protein is encoded by the exons ATGATTATCACACATAAGATACACTGTGCTGAAAGGGATTCTTCCAGAGACTTCAGCACCATGATGGAGAAGATGAACCCCACCGGCCCACCGGCCTCACCGCCCGACCTGCCTCGCcgcccctcctcttcctcctcctcctccgccgcCTCCTCTCCATCCTGTGCCTCCGTAGAGCAGCACAGTCCCCTCCAGCAGACTTTAGCCCCCTCGAGTGCTAACAAGAACGGGCACACGGGACACACGGATGTCCCCTCTTCCGGCTCCATTCACTCGCCCATTTCCACAACAACATTAACTAGTCGCCCTGCAGATACAGCTGCTGCACCTGAGCCCATCGCCATGGAgaccgaggaggaggaggaggaggaagagaagcGACGAGGGCCAAAGAGCACCACAGCCCCTGCCATTTCGACCAACAGGTCTCCAACTCTGTCCTCCCCACCTCCACTTCTCCCGGCACCTTTCAGGACCTCCTTGGGCCCTCTACCACCTCTAACCTCCACCGTGTCCTccctttcctcctcctcatcctcaacTCTTCCTCCACACATTCCAGTCATCAGCCTTGGTCACAGCAaaccccctctccctctcccaaaTACCCCTTTGACGGCCCTCCACCCGATTCCCAACCTCCTACATAGGCCACATGGGGACCTTCGCCGCAGTCAGCTGACCTGTTCTTCTGGGGGCCCTTCAGCCCCCTCCCCAGGGCCCCTGCTGCCTCAGCAGTACCTCTCTGCACACCCCTTCTTCGCCAG CTCTTACCTGGGTCCCTCAGGAGGAAATTATGGGGTCATCAATAACAGCCGGATCAAGCGAAGACCCTCGTCACACTATGAGGTGGAGATCAATGACT GCCCTGCACACTCAGACAGTGATTATGTGTGCCTAACAGGCCCGCCCCAGAAGATGGCTCGCCGTGTCTTCACCAACAGCCGCGAGCGCTGGCGACAGCAGAACGTGAACGGGGCGTtctctgagctgaggaaactCATTCCCACACATCCGCCTGACAAGAAGCTCAGCAAGAATGAAATCCTGCGTCTGGCTGTGAAGTACATCAACTTCTTGGTCACTCTGCTCAACGACCAGGCGCAGGACAAGAGCAGAGACTCAACTGAGGATGAGGACGAGAGCACCGTGGCAGACCATAATAAACAGAACATAATGTTTCAGTGCAACACTCCTCCTCCGTCCAACGGTGCCCCGCCGCCGTCGGCCTGCCTCGGGACCGTCCACAGAGACAGAGACTCAACAGACTCAGTCATCGCCTTGGATAACTCCCCAGCAACATCCAGTTGCTATGGCGACACGGACAGTGAGGAAAGCTTTGGGGCTAAGACTTCTTTGGTGACCCATGGCATTCTGGGAAAGGTCAAGGGTCAGATAAGGATGGTGGCAGCCACAAACGATGAGCGGTGA
- the LOC117452656 gene encoding GTPase IMAP family member 8 isoform X2, which yields MSLLASGPHAFLLLVPVHQFTEMESRVPAELKELFGAEVMEHTLVLLTCGDYLMGKTEPEYLQKEHPGLRQIIEDCGGRYHVINNRKRHDREQVCELLEKVEQIVTKNGVYYMKTDQESEMEKRVQDRKQELHRAQREERRETVASTQSPNTETRRSVDRGEEHSIALESRRREERAEMDRSVTVSQRSNGLHSTPAPEHQPYSEPQDDRQTRRTPSFRLNAVHQRINSFEERSPEESPTFSTPASVFASSPSSPTFASSPTSLPSSSSLPSSSSLPSSSSLPSSSSLPSSSSLPSSSSLPSSSSLPSSSSLPSSSSFSSSSRELRLVLLGRSGAGKSAAGNKILGRQEFESRPESLTAITQQCEKKKALVEGRQVALVDTPDWFNSEQSPDEVRAQISSCVALCSPGPHAFLLCVPIDQPAKTELKAIEALENIFGPDAIQRHTVLLFTYADKLKESGKAGNSSVETYIAGQREDLLKLVEKCGDRFHVMETGGGGRDSRNVAELLEKVEQTVRESGGQCYSHLAFQEAENKVRQRQVELAKERRRGKLEPEGQLNSEGRVLYSYMQPVAEADEEVRDDEIEKTRDEAELNVSSMNIESLPPITLSTISPSLLHSIMETMGSNAKLLPKLFADSSVWVGEGAKKVKASPAPGTVGTRALNVQKMVADSSMWEKVGAGAGHVSKLVGDRVPKVVVDGSAWVGSGAKAAAASPMWEKVGAGAKQMGSGIGTGAKSLAKSPMWGKVGSGAKTGAKLMAESSALVGSRFRVGAKKVAQSPVWGKVGSGAKAGVKMVAESSVWERIGKTAKQVPVIVIVGALLGLVLGVFLGSVIGGAVGAAAGAGVSEAVRRKFGNKSTLEKTDEAAQNVKRTVNNSIDSLVKQGEKVLKTE from the exons ATGTCGCTGTTAGCATCCGGCCCGCATGCTTTTCTGCTGCTGGTGCCGGTTCACCAGTTCACAGAG ATGGAGAGTCGTGTGCCTGCAGAGCTGAAAGAGTTGTTTGGGGCGGAGGTGATGGAACACACTCTGGTCCTGCTGACCTGTGGGGACTACTTGATGGGAAAAACAGAGCCG GAATACCTGCAGAAAGAACACCCAGGCCTCAGGCAGATAATCGAGGACTGTGGGGGGAGGTACCATGTCATCAATAATCGTAAGCGACACGACAGGGAGCAGGTCTGCGAGCTGCTGGAGAAG GTGGAACAGATTGTGACAAAAAATGGGGTATACTACATGAAAACAGACCAGGAGAGCGAGATGGAGAAACGAGTGCAAGACAGAAAGCAAGAACTTCACAGAGCTCAAAGGGAGGAGAGAAGAGAGACCGTTGCTTCAACGCAGAGCCCAAACACAGAAACTCGGAGGAGTGTCGACCGAGGAGAGGAGCACAGCATCGCCTTGGAGAGCAggaggagagaagagagggCTGAGATGGACAGAAGTGTGACTGTGAGCCAAAGATCTAACGGGCTTCATTCAACTCCAGCACCAGAGCACCAGCCATATTCAGAGCCGCAGGATGACAGACAGACGAGGAGGACGCCCAGTTTCAGACTAAATGCAG TTCACCAAAGGATTAACAGCTTTGAAGAAAGATCTCCTGAGGAATCCCCGACCTTCTCTACTCCTGCATCCGTCTTCGCCTCTTCCCCCTCCTCACCAACCTTTGCCTCCTCTCCCACCTCATTGCCCTCATCCTCCTCATTGCCCTCATCCTCCTCATTGCCCTCATCCTCCTCATTGCCCTCATCCTCCTCATTGCCCTCATCCTCCTCATTGCCTTCATCCTCCTCATTGCCCTCATCCTCCTCATTGCCTTCATCCTCCTCATTGCCCTCAtcctcctcattttcctcaTCCTCTCGAGAGCTGCGTCTGGTGCTGCTCGGGCGATCTGGAGCCGGCAAGAGTGCAGCTGGCAACAAAATACTGGGGAGGCAGGAGTTTGAGTCGCGCCCCGAAAGCCTCACAGCAATCACtcagcagtgtgagaaaaagaagGCACTGGTTGAAGGAAGACAG GTGGCGCTGGTGGACACCCCAGACTGGTTCAACTCAGAGCAGAGTCCAGATGAGGTGCGAGCACAGATCTCCTCCTGTGTTGCTTTGTGCAGTCCCGGTCCCCATGCCTTCCTGCTGTGTGTCCCCATAGACCAGCCTGCAAAGACCGAGCTGAAGGCTATCGAGGCCCTCGAGAATATTTTCGGCCCAGACGCCATCCAGAGACACACTGTGCTTCTCTTTACGTACGCAGATAAACTGAAGGAGAGCGGGAAGGCAGGAAATAGCAGCGTCGAGACATACATCGCTGGTCAGCGGGAGGATTTGTTGAAGCTTGTGGAGAAATGCGGTGACAGGTTTCACGTGATGGAGACGGGAGGAGGTGGGAGGGACAGCAGAAATGTTGCAGAGCTGCTGGAGAAGGTGGAGCAGACAGTCAGAGAAAGTGGAGGACAGTGCTATTCCCATCTTGCTTTTCAGGAGGCGGAGAACAAAGTGAGGCAGCGACAGGTTGAATTAGCAAAGGAGAGAAGGAGGGGAAAACTAGAGCCAGAAGGACAGCTGAACTCTGAAGGGCGGGTGCTTTATTCCTACATGCAGCCTGTGGCCGAGGCAGATGAAGAAGTGAGAGACGATGAGATTGAGAAAACAAGGGATGAGGCAGAGCTAAATGTGAGCTCAATGAATATTGAGAGCCTTCCTCCTATCACGCTTTCCACCATCTCCCCTTCACTCCTCCACTCCATTATGGAAACAATGGGGTCTAATGCAAAGCTGTTACCCAAACTGTTTGCAGATAGCTCTGTGTGGGTCGGTGAGGGAGCAAAGAAGGTGAAAGCTAGTCCGGCGCCGGGGACAGTCGGCACCAGAGCACTAAATGTCCAGAAGATGGTGGCTGATAGCTCTATGTGGGAGAAGGTAGGAGCTGGTGCTGGACATGTGTCCAAGCTTGTAGGAGATAGAGTTCCCAAGGTAGTGGTGGACGGTTCTGCATGGGTGGGATCTGGAGCGAAAGCAGCAGCAGCTAGTCCAATGTGGGAGAAAGTTGGTGCAGGGGCCAAACAAATGGGGAGTGGGATTGGAACCGGGGCAAAGAGTTTGGCGAAGAGTCCGATGTGGGGAAAAGTAGGATCTGGGGCCAAAACTGGAGCTAAACTGATGGCTGAAAGCTCGGCGCTAGTTGGATCTCGATTCCGTGTCGGTGCAAAGAAGGTGGCACAGAGTCCAGTGTGGGGGAAGGTGGGCTCTGGGGCGAAAGCCGGCGTCAAAATGGTGGCAGAGAGCTCAGTATGGGAGAGAATTGGGAAAACTGCTAAACAGGTGCCTGTGATAGTCATAGTGGGCGCATTGCTGGGTCTGGTGCTCGGTGTGTTTTTGGGGAGTGTTATTGGCGGAGCTGTCGGGGCAGCAGCTGGAGCTGGGGTTAGTGAGGCGGTCAGACGAAAATTTGGCAATAAAAGCACGTTAGAAAAGACGGATGAAGCTGCACAAAATGTGAAGAGAACAGTGAACAACAGCATAGATTCTCTGGTAAAACAAGGCGAGAAAGTATTGAAAACGGAATGA
- the LOC117452656 gene encoding GTPase IMAP family member 8 isoform X1, whose protein sequence is MSLLASGPHAFLLLVPVHQFTEMESRVPAELKELFGAEVMEHTLVLLTCGDYLMGKTEPEYLQKEHPGLRQIIEDCGGRYHVINNRKRHDREQVCELLEKVEQIVTKNGVYYMKTDQESEMEKRVQDRKQELHRAQREERRETVASTQSPNTETRRSVDRGEEHSIALESRRREERAEMDRSVTVSQRSNGLHSTPAPEHQPYSEPQDDRQTRRTPSFRLNADGAILSQVSEVKSTPKVVTTFHQRINSFEERSPEESPTFSTPASVFASSPSSPTFASSPTSLPSSSSLPSSSSLPSSSSLPSSSSLPSSSSLPSSSSLPSSSSLPSSSSLPSSSSFSSSSRELRLVLLGRSGAGKSAAGNKILGRQEFESRPESLTAITQQCEKKKALVEGRQVALVDTPDWFNSEQSPDEVRAQISSCVALCSPGPHAFLLCVPIDQPAKTELKAIEALENIFGPDAIQRHTVLLFTYADKLKESGKAGNSSVETYIAGQREDLLKLVEKCGDRFHVMETGGGGRDSRNVAELLEKVEQTVRESGGQCYSHLAFQEAENKVRQRQVELAKERRRGKLEPEGQLNSEGRVLYSYMQPVAEADEEVRDDEIEKTRDEAELNVSSMNIESLPPITLSTISPSLLHSIMETMGSNAKLLPKLFADSSVWVGEGAKKVKASPAPGTVGTRALNVQKMVADSSMWEKVGAGAGHVSKLVGDRVPKVVVDGSAWVGSGAKAAAASPMWEKVGAGAKQMGSGIGTGAKSLAKSPMWGKVGSGAKTGAKLMAESSALVGSRFRVGAKKVAQSPVWGKVGSGAKAGVKMVAESSVWERIGKTAKQVPVIVIVGALLGLVLGVFLGSVIGGAVGAAAGAGVSEAVRRKFGNKSTLEKTDEAAQNVKRTVNNSIDSLVKQGEKVLKTE, encoded by the exons ATGTCGCTGTTAGCATCCGGCCCGCATGCTTTTCTGCTGCTGGTGCCGGTTCACCAGTTCACAGAG ATGGAGAGTCGTGTGCCTGCAGAGCTGAAAGAGTTGTTTGGGGCGGAGGTGATGGAACACACTCTGGTCCTGCTGACCTGTGGGGACTACTTGATGGGAAAAACAGAGCCG GAATACCTGCAGAAAGAACACCCAGGCCTCAGGCAGATAATCGAGGACTGTGGGGGGAGGTACCATGTCATCAATAATCGTAAGCGACACGACAGGGAGCAGGTCTGCGAGCTGCTGGAGAAG GTGGAACAGATTGTGACAAAAAATGGGGTATACTACATGAAAACAGACCAGGAGAGCGAGATGGAGAAACGAGTGCAAGACAGAAAGCAAGAACTTCACAGAGCTCAAAGGGAGGAGAGAAGAGAGACCGTTGCTTCAACGCAGAGCCCAAACACAGAAACTCGGAGGAGTGTCGACCGAGGAGAGGAGCACAGCATCGCCTTGGAGAGCAggaggagagaagagagggCTGAGATGGACAGAAGTGTGACTGTGAGCCAAAGATCTAACGGGCTTCATTCAACTCCAGCACCAGAGCACCAGCCATATTCAGAGCCGCAGGATGACAGACAGACGAGGAGGACGCCCAGTTTCAGACTAAATGCAG ATGGAGCTATACTCTCACAAGTGTCTGAGGTTAAATCAACTCCGAAAGTGGTCACTACTT TTCACCAAAGGATTAACAGCTTTGAAGAAAGATCTCCTGAGGAATCCCCGACCTTCTCTACTCCTGCATCCGTCTTCGCCTCTTCCCCCTCCTCACCAACCTTTGCCTCCTCTCCCACCTCATTGCCCTCATCCTCCTCATTGCCCTCATCCTCCTCATTGCCCTCATCCTCCTCATTGCCCTCATCCTCCTCATTGCCCTCATCCTCCTCATTGCCTTCATCCTCCTCATTGCCCTCATCCTCCTCATTGCCTTCATCCTCCTCATTGCCCTCAtcctcctcattttcctcaTCCTCTCGAGAGCTGCGTCTGGTGCTGCTCGGGCGATCTGGAGCCGGCAAGAGTGCAGCTGGCAACAAAATACTGGGGAGGCAGGAGTTTGAGTCGCGCCCCGAAAGCCTCACAGCAATCACtcagcagtgtgagaaaaagaagGCACTGGTTGAAGGAAGACAG GTGGCGCTGGTGGACACCCCAGACTGGTTCAACTCAGAGCAGAGTCCAGATGAGGTGCGAGCACAGATCTCCTCCTGTGTTGCTTTGTGCAGTCCCGGTCCCCATGCCTTCCTGCTGTGTGTCCCCATAGACCAGCCTGCAAAGACCGAGCTGAAGGCTATCGAGGCCCTCGAGAATATTTTCGGCCCAGACGCCATCCAGAGACACACTGTGCTTCTCTTTACGTACGCAGATAAACTGAAGGAGAGCGGGAAGGCAGGAAATAGCAGCGTCGAGACATACATCGCTGGTCAGCGGGAGGATTTGTTGAAGCTTGTGGAGAAATGCGGTGACAGGTTTCACGTGATGGAGACGGGAGGAGGTGGGAGGGACAGCAGAAATGTTGCAGAGCTGCTGGAGAAGGTGGAGCAGACAGTCAGAGAAAGTGGAGGACAGTGCTATTCCCATCTTGCTTTTCAGGAGGCGGAGAACAAAGTGAGGCAGCGACAGGTTGAATTAGCAAAGGAGAGAAGGAGGGGAAAACTAGAGCCAGAAGGACAGCTGAACTCTGAAGGGCGGGTGCTTTATTCCTACATGCAGCCTGTGGCCGAGGCAGATGAAGAAGTGAGAGACGATGAGATTGAGAAAACAAGGGATGAGGCAGAGCTAAATGTGAGCTCAATGAATATTGAGAGCCTTCCTCCTATCACGCTTTCCACCATCTCCCCTTCACTCCTCCACTCCATTATGGAAACAATGGGGTCTAATGCAAAGCTGTTACCCAAACTGTTTGCAGATAGCTCTGTGTGGGTCGGTGAGGGAGCAAAGAAGGTGAAAGCTAGTCCGGCGCCGGGGACAGTCGGCACCAGAGCACTAAATGTCCAGAAGATGGTGGCTGATAGCTCTATGTGGGAGAAGGTAGGAGCTGGTGCTGGACATGTGTCCAAGCTTGTAGGAGATAGAGTTCCCAAGGTAGTGGTGGACGGTTCTGCATGGGTGGGATCTGGAGCGAAAGCAGCAGCAGCTAGTCCAATGTGGGAGAAAGTTGGTGCAGGGGCCAAACAAATGGGGAGTGGGATTGGAACCGGGGCAAAGAGTTTGGCGAAGAGTCCGATGTGGGGAAAAGTAGGATCTGGGGCCAAAACTGGAGCTAAACTGATGGCTGAAAGCTCGGCGCTAGTTGGATCTCGATTCCGTGTCGGTGCAAAGAAGGTGGCACAGAGTCCAGTGTGGGGGAAGGTGGGCTCTGGGGCGAAAGCCGGCGTCAAAATGGTGGCAGAGAGCTCAGTATGGGAGAGAATTGGGAAAACTGCTAAACAGGTGCCTGTGATAGTCATAGTGGGCGCATTGCTGGGTCTGGTGCTCGGTGTGTTTTTGGGGAGTGTTATTGGCGGAGCTGTCGGGGCAGCAGCTGGAGCTGGGGTTAGTGAGGCGGTCAGACGAAAATTTGGCAATAAAAGCACGTTAGAAAAGACGGATGAAGCTGCACAAAATGTGAAGAGAACAGTGAACAACAGCATAGATTCTCTGGTAAAACAAGGCGAGAAAGTATTGAAAACGGAATGA
- the LOC117446296 gene encoding uncharacterized protein: MDGEASPMSGGSQRADKRSYKDLKIDMEEQYLDFEESSNKKLHEEPGGLINKICKHSAMIQYVSVINGNSRVEPELLEAESSGFLPAYPVCMSGDRWEKRGEEASPISLLEYWVYPDNQHHRALCPVSTTIAPVAHRPRPVISALSPVTAIAPKVSSVVNPMVSSPVTDTCSPSSSMCSPTSSAWDSLRSTSRSPGCSDQDPVSAAAHLHLLGESLSLIGLHLQETNKLVSMSSSLSLLLDSLLCALAPLICLSAQIPELRSCTQHTLASTLENIAYLMPGL, encoded by the exons ATGGATGGAGAAGCAAGCCCAATGAGTGGAGGCAGCCAGAGAGCGGATAAACGATCCTACAAAGACTTGAAGATTGATATGGAGGAACAATATTTGGATTTTGAGGAATCAAGCAACAAGAAGCTTCATGAG GAACCAGGAGGCTTGATAAACAAGATATGCAAACACTCTG CTATGATACAGTATGTTTCAGTGATAAATG GTAATAGTAGAGTTGAGCCGGAACTTCTTGAAGCAGAGTCCTCTGGCTTCCTCCCTGCTTATCCAGTCTGTATGTCAGGAGACCGCTGGGAGAAAAGAGGAGAAGAG GCAAGTCCCATCTCCCTGTTGGAGTACTGGGTGTACCCAGATAACCAGCACCACAGGGCGCTCTGTCCTGTAAGCACGACAATCGCTCCAGTAGCCCACAGGCCTCGCCCCGTCATATCTGCTCTCAGTCCAGTAACAGCCATCGCTCCTAAAGTGAGCTCCGTTGTTAATCCCATGGTTTCCAGCCCTGTTACTGACACCTGTagtcccagcagttccatgtgCAGTCCCACCAGTTCAGCCTGGGACTCTCTCAGATCCACTTCCAGGAGCCCTGGCTGCTCGGACCAGGATCCTGTCAGCGCTGCAGCTCACCTACACCTGTTGGGAGAGTCCTTGTCCCTGATTGGACTCCATCTCCAGGAGACAAAT AAATTGGTGAGCATGTCGAGTAGCTTGTCTCTGCTCTTGGACTCTCTGCTGTGTGCCCTGGCTCCTCTGATCTGCCTCAGCGCACAGATACCGGAGCTGAGGAGCTGCACCCAACACACACTG GCTTCCACTCTGGAAAACATTGCCTATTTGATGCCCGGGTTGTGA
- the LOC117446319 gene encoding heme oxygenase-like — translation MEQDKKSQTTAEQMTDRDLSEQIKKVTMEIHIRAEKTELMMSFMRGQVTLAQYKLLLCSLYEVYQTLEEEMDRNSNHPGVAPIYFPTELARLDAIAKDLEYFYGRDWREKIVVPAATKRYCHRLRQIGKENPVFLVAHAYTRYLGDLSGGQVLGRIAQKSMGLKNSEGLSFFAFPGVSNPTLFKQLYRSRMNSVELTEEERNGMLEEGVRAFELNIQVFDDLQKMLLTVPEQKLQTCSTQSVNALQILIGNTAPLFRMVMGLFVALATVSIGLYAF, via the exons ATGGAGCAAGATAAGAAATCTCAGACAACAGCAGAGCAGATGACTGACAG GGATCTGTCAGAACAAATAAAAAAGGTGACCATGGAAATCCACATCAGGGCAGAAAAAACTGAACTGATGATGAGCTTCATGAGGGGACAAGTCACCCTAGCACAGTACAAG CTCCTCCTGTGCTCGCTGTACGAGGTGTACCAGACCTTGGAGGAAGAGATGGACAGGAACTCCAACCACCCTGGTGTCGCACCCATTTACTTCCCCACTGAACTGGCCAGACTGGACGCCATCGCAAAAGACCTGGAGTACTTCTACGGCCGGGACTGGAGAGAGAAGATCGTTGTTCCTGCAGCCACTAAAAGATACTGCCACAGACTCAGACAA ATTGGTAAAGAAAACCCTGTATTTCTTGTGGCCCATGCTTACACTCGGTACCTAGGTGACCTGTCTGGAGGGCAGGTCCTGGGTCGAATCGCCCAGAAGTCCATGGGGCTGAAGAACAGTGAGGGCCTGTCCTTTTTCGCCTTCCCTGGCGTGTCCAACCCCACCCTGTTCAAACAACTGTATCGCAGCCGGATGAACAGCGTGGAGCTgacggaggaggagaggaacggCATGCTGGAGGAGGGTGTCAGGGCGTTCGAGTTAAACATTCAG GTTTTTGATGATTTGCAGAAGATGCTGCTGACCGTCCCTGAACAGAAGCTGCAGACTTGTTCAACACAGTCAGTGAACGCACTCCAGATTCTCATCGGCAACACTGCCCCACTGTTCAGGATGGTAATGGGGCTGTTTGTGGCTCTGGCCACAGTCAGTATAGGACTTTATGCTTTTTAG
- the rnf11a gene encoding RING finger protein 11a, with translation MGNCLFSQGADDLSLLNESEGGSLPGEPPPPYQERSQHVPVYHPNPGESRSAYQLTEEEQVRIAQRIGLIHHLPKGIFNPGSDPTDKKVKECVICMMDFEYGDPIRFLPCLHIYHVDCIDPWLMRSFTCPSCMEPVDAALLSSYETI, from the exons ATGGGTAACTGCCTGTTTTCACAAGGTGCGGATGACCTGTCGCTGCTGAACGAATCTGAGGGGGGCAGTCTGCCCGGGGAGCCTCCGCCGCCCTACCAG GAGCGCAGCCAGCATGTGCCAGTGTACCATCCCAACCCAGGGGAGAGTCGCTCTGCCTACCAGCTGACGGAGGAGGAGCAGGTCCGCATCGCCCAGCGCATCGGCCTCATCCATCACCTGCCTAAAGGCATCTTCAACCCGGGCTCCGATCCCACTGACAAGAAAGTTAAAGA GTGTGTGATCTGCATGATGGATTTCGAGTATGGCGATCCCATCCGGTTCTTGCCCTGCCTTCACATCTACCACGTGGATTGCATCGACCCCTGGCTGATGCGCTCCTTCACCTGCCCCTCCTGCATGGAGCCGGTCGACGCCGCCCTGCTGTCCTCGTACGAAACCATCTGA